CCCAAAAGCACTTGAGCTAGTGGaatggaggaaaacagaaagggggaaatgaagaatgacagagacaggaaggaaggacggaaggagaggagggagagagggacataaggggaatgaaagaaagaaagaaagaaaggaaaaaagagcagaaacaaatgaggGAGGGTGGCAAAACCATGCCTAAGGGGCTTATGGGCCCATGAGAGAAGAGGATAAGAAAATATCTAGACAAGGTcagacagggggagaagcagaagctaCAAGCCATAGAACAGAAGAGTGAGGAACCAGTAGCCGCCCTGGTCTTTGCTGGGAGTGACTACTGTCACTAATTTTAAAGTCACCTGGATGCCCCTTCCTTCTCCAGCTGACgggatgggggtgtggggtgggtaACGGAGAAAGCAGGTTTCTCTTGCACTGCTCCATCATCGGCACTCACAGAGTTCTGTGGGACCCACAGGAGATGATGCAGAGAAGGTTCTACACTGGAGATGAGCTGTCCAGGTACCCCTAAAGCTTCTTCTTCGAACCCCTCCGGAATTTGGGGGCTCTAGGTATGACAACAGGGTCTGTGTATTTGAGTACACTCACGGTACCTTGAGCTTACCATGTTCAAAGATACAGTGAgcagattactttaaaatgaacCGTGGTGGATGTATAGATCCAGATGAGGCTGCCCTTCCAAGTTGTCTATGCACCGCAGCTCCTTCTACTAACGCCTGCCTGATATATTTTAGTTAAGAAATGAATTGTGACTGTTCTTGCTTGACGTTTTGGACCAACTGAGGAAACAAACAAGGACAGGACAAACTAATGACTATGGACACACGCCACTTAGAATCTCAAATGGATTGATTACCTGTGTTTTCACCAGACACCACCCCAGCAGCTTTGGCTtgttccaaaaagaaaaagaaatccactcCCAAGGGATGATGGTACGCTTCCAACCACACTTTGAAAGGAAAGTGTTCTGGCTTCCAAAGATGAACCCAGAAGAGATGAACTAAAAAATATCTGGGCAGTGACAACATCCTTGGAACACGTGCCCAGGCTTTTAAAGGCGATATTCTTGAAGGCAGAACACTCTTAAGTTTCGGTGtggttatgaaaaaaaaaaatcagtcctatGATTCTGTTTTATGTGACCGCTAGGGAAAAGAGAAgccccagggacgcctgggtggctcagtcggttaagtgtctgccttcggctcaagtcatgatcccagggtcctgggactgagccccatgctgggctccttgcttggtggagagcctatttctccctctgcctgctgcttcccctgcttaggTGTacgcattctctctctttaagtaaaatcttaaaaagagagagaaagagaagccccAGATATTTCTGAATCTGTTCTCAAGGACGGAGATGGGTAAAGAatggcagagggcaggggaaggtTCTTCTCTATCCATCTCCTGCAGtctgtgtcttcttcttcttcttcttttttttttttttctaagattttatttatttatttgacagatagagatcataagtaggtaaagaagcaggcagagagagaggaagaagcaggctccccgctgagcagagagcccgatgcggggctcaatcccaggaccctgtgatcatgacctgagctgaaggcagaggctttaacccactgagccacccaggctcctcttggctgtgtcTTCTTGAACAGGCTTGCTGCCATCCGCACGTATGACAGAATGGCTTGTCCAGGAGGCCTGGTTTGGTgggcctgccctctccaaggtgAGCGAGGTCCTGGCAGTGCAGGGGTCATGGAAAGAACTCCCCGGCCCTCCAGAGAGATGTTTACCTCCCTGTATAGTTTACCCATAGATGGAAACTCCACTCATTTGTGAGAGGCATCACAGATTATGAAGGCGAAAGAAAAGATGTTTCAGAAGTAAAGCTGTAAATACTACTCCCAATGCTTGCAGTAGACCACAAGGCCAATCAGAATGTGAGATCTTAAGACAAAGGGAGGCAGATGAAATTCAGGTCGGTGACTGTggaggttgggagagcctggAAGTTAAGAGGCCGCGTGCTCTGCTTTGGCAATGCTCTTTTCAATAAAGATGATGGGGGTCAAAGAGAAACCAGGGGCttttcaacaaaaataagaaaactggtCACACATGCGTTCATTCAGTTCATTGACAAGGTGCCTTTTACGTGGGAAGTGCCATGTAAGGTGCTAACTAGTATCTATGTTTGCCAACCAccaagatttaaatattttcacagaGAATCTGCTCCATCATCCAGAATTTTACCCAAGTAAGCTACATGTTTTATTTAGTTTGGGGTCTGATTTCTAAATCATTGCTAGATAGTTGTTCTGATTAAGACAAAATGCTCTAGAAAGCAAAATCTCCCTTTGTGATCCCTTCTAATATCCCCCAGTGCCCACTTCTTGTTGCATGAACTCACAGATGCACACTCActcgcgcacacacacataagcacaaAGTGTGACTTGGGCCTGGGGTCACAAACATGGTCACAACAGACCATATTTACTTTTCTATCATCAATTAGTTCTTATTCTTATCTAAACAAAAGCCTTCTTAGTTCATTATATCACTAATGAGTACAATTAAGAGATAGGCCCTCAGCGTCCCATAGCATTTTTTCACAGTTAATGAAGCGCACAGCCTTATGGATCCATTCACATGAGGCCCACGTAACTCACGTGCTTCTCTGACCACGGCCAGACTCATAGCTACATAGAAGATTCCCCCAGGAcactcctttgtgtgtgtgtgtgaggccaCAAGAATTTTGCTAGTTCTTCATGACAGGTCTGATGAATCTGATGGCCATGACCTAGCTAAGTTCTACGTTTATATAAAGCGTCTGCTCCTCTATCCTGAAATAGAGGGTAGCAGAGCTAGGATCTCCTTGCCAATGTCGATTTGTATTAGAGGTGCGGTTACTGCATGGACGAGCtctgttaaaaaagagaaagattgcAGAGTTGGCTTCATCTCCAACGTCTGTGTGTGATTCACAGACATCTGTGTCTCCCTGAGAAATAACTTTTTCACCACCAGAGCTGTCCAACGGAGAAACAAGCCACTTCCTATGGGCGTGAACTCCCCCTAATGGGAAGTAGTCGGGCACAGCCGTTTCTCAGGGCTGTGGGGAAGGCGATCCAGCgctgggtggggaggcagaaCCTTCCCGAAATTTGAGGATGCTACGTTTATGATGGCAGCGGCATCCAGTCACATGGGTGACAGTGCAAGGGCACTTCATTCGGGTCTGTGCTTTCACAGTGAGCTGTTTGGAAAAACAAGGTGCCGGGTGTGTTCCAAAGTAGGAACTAATGGAAGACGTTTGTGTTGGCCTTTTGAATCAAGCATCAGTGCATGGAACCGACTAGAAGGCTCAGGTGAGACGGTAGAGCAACAAAGCTGAGCATGGCGGGCTGGCAGCCCAGAGCAAGTCTGAGTAGTCTCCTGAGACCCTTTGGTCTTTGAAAGATCCTGCTGTCCTCCCACTGGGTGACGTCATTATTCACTCAATTTCTGAGCCACCTCTTCCCCTTTGGATGggtctcccctcctctcctgtccGCATCCCCTTCCTGTGGGCTCTGGGAACGGCATCCTCACCTGGAGGAAGGTGTCATTCTTCAGTTCTACTTCCCGTCTTTTCCTCTGGAGGAACTCCAGCTCAGTGCTAAGGGAGGAGAACCGCCCTCAGACTCTGTACATAGGATTGAAAAGCCCAGGTCTGGGCCCTGCTGGAGAGAGCAGGGAGTGAAGAAGAGCAAACCTTCCTCTAAAAATGGGCTTTTGCTCAGAGCTGCTTCTAAGTCAGGGGAATTTCCTGAAGTCTGAGAGAGCCAGAGTGAACGTTCTTCTTAAGTTCAGCGTTTTGGTGAAGTCCATGTGTGATATAATACCACTGTAACCACAAAGGAATTTACCACAGGAAGTATCCCAGCTGTTGCTTATTAGCATTAGAACAAATTACACAAAGCAAATTGTTAGCAGACATGTTTCCATAATATTTAACTGGTGGCAATAAATACGAGAGattctctttcaagtaaatgtTAGATTTTCAAAAATCCAGCTTCCAATTGTCCATGAAGGAATCATCTTCGATTAGGGTAACCACGGGAGGGAAGGACTCCTTGGAAGCCCGAGACTCCCAGTGCTCTTCCCTCGACAGCACAGCCCGCAGTTGTTCTGGAAGCCGAGTGGCCGCCTGTGAGTGCAGCGGGGCGTCGGCCCTGAGGTGACATCACAAGATGGAAACAGGAATGACGGCATCTCTAGACGTCTGACCATCTGCCGGATTCTCCTCTGGGGTTCTCAAGTGGCCTTCTCATGCCACCGGGGATAGAGGACGTGGCAGGACCACAGGAGGGCTGGGCAACCACTCAGTTCTTGGAGTGTGTTTATGACAAAAAATAATCCACCAACGGGTTTTCACCCCTCTTCTTAACAGAACATTGCGGCTTTACAAAGGTCATCTACTCCCTCACAATCCCATGTTTTGTTgtctgaggttaaaaaaaaaaaggtgagtccATTCTCTTCACCTGTAACCCCACTAGGGAAGAGCTGAAGAAGTTCCCTGTCAGAATGGTTGTCACTTGCTCACACTTAATGAAAACCTGGCTAGGCAGAAATAAAGCAGAATATTTCCATCTTTCAAGACCCTCTGACAATGACTAAACTCAAGTCCTTCGTCCCTTCTGGGCATTTCTGATTATCTTCAGAAATATGACAAAATTCTCCTCAAGcaatctcaaaaaataatttagaaatgattttaatggaaaaaagttagaaaagaaagATTCCATACAGcacataaatactaaaatatattgcGGCTTCAGGGGTTAGGACTGTGAGAGGaggtgttctctttttttttttttttttttttttgttcttaagaaaTTTAGAGtggtgtcttctctctctcttgctgctttcctTCTCAAGCAAACCAACCCTAGCTCAGGACTCCTTCCCAATAGATTTAAATAGCGTATTTGGTTCTGAGGAGCTAGGAgctcttcattctttcctcctgATGAAAGGAGAAAACCTTGGCAGCCCTGGGGAAGAGCAATGGGGGGAGCCGGGTGAACGCTCTGGTGGGCACTAAACGCCCTTAAGATGTCTGTCCCCTCCCCGCGAGGTCCCCCGCTAGGTGTCCCTCCTCAGTCCCAGGGAGCCTGGGCTGGCTGGCTCCACTGGGCTGGTCAGATCCTGAGGGAAGCTGACCAGAACCCGGCACCGTCCCCAGCTTCCTTCAGGGCGCCCCCTGCTGGCAGTAGTGGGGATACCTCGtcccaaaggcagagagaaggttcTGCCTCCAACTTCCTGAAGCTGGGGGAGGCATTTTACACCCAGAGAACAGAATAGCTGACGCGCTCTCAGCCTCTTCCTTGGGCTCTTCCAGCCACTGtgtcaggacacacacacacacacacacacacaccctacattTTTTACCTGACGTCTTCACAAAGGGATCCATGCActtatgaaataattaaaatgagttAGGCAATAGAATTGTCCCtagttttttttaagtgtttaacaGACACGGGTGATTGGAAATGTCtggacatgaacacacacacacacactcacacactctaaTTTGGAATTATGCAAAACTATGTCATTATTCACCACAACCTGAAGCAAAGCTACAATGGAATAACAAGGACCGTGTCTGTACAAGTGTGAGGCTCCCGAAATAAGCTCCCATTTGGACAACAGTGACACACATGGCCCGACTCTTTAAGGTCCATTTAGAGGAAATGGCCTGGCATGTTTTACATTTGCTGAGCTATTTAGCTGCTTGGTTTGACAAGATTTTTGAAAGGGgtgaaaattaattataattgcaGTATTGCTACAATAATTTGGTTGGCTAATTGCATTTCAGTGCAAAAACAGGCAAGGAGGAATTTCCTCCCTGGGTTATTTTCTGATATGGCAGCATTCATTTTAAGagtaatgagatttttaaaaagtcaaacctTAAATATCATGGCTTCAGCAATCTGTCCTGTTTAAAGTTTAATGCAAAATGAGATCGCACCTCCGTGAGAGCAGTTACACGTGAACACGGATCCAGTTTGCTCCGAGGCTTGAGATGATTAAAATCTCTCTCCCCCCGGAAACCTACTCAAAGGATCTCTTTGACATCGTTTGGGGATGACTTGAATCTGGGGGCACCAACGTTCATGCTTTTCTAGTGAGGGAGGcactggtgggggtgggtgggaagttgTGAAAATCTCTCCACGAGGTATATATATGTTGATGGAAGAGGCAGGACAAGTTTTAGAGGACTGAGCAAAAAAAACAGCTCATCTAGGTTGTTGGGGGTGCTttcttgcctctgcctctcaccaTTTTCACAGGGCAGTTCTGAGTACATAAACTGGCCAAGGCCTTTTGAGGGGACTTAGCTAACTCCAGACCAGCCACAAATACTTGCAATGAACAAACTTGGAGGGGCAGAGTCATCGATCACGTTAGAATCGTGGACGACCCCATCCCGAGGCCCGATTCCGGGTAGTACCGTCAGGTGCCCAAAGCAACCCACACTAAGCCCCTCCACAACCTGATGACCCAGACTCTGTTTGTGGGCAGGTTTCCTTCCCGTCTCTGTCTTGCTTTCAGTCCAGCCACCGTTAGTGTGTCTAAAAAAGGATTTCGctaggaatttttccttttttttctcttctcatcaaAGTGGGTCGTCCTCCTCTAAGTTCTAACTGATTTATAGAAGATCAATATGCAGATCTAGCTTGGCTGGCCCCAAGGGTGTACATCGGTCCTGCGCAAGGGCACCTggttgagggggagggggaggaaatcCCTCCTTCTCTGTTCATCGCCCGAGACCACCCCCCGCCCGCCCGTCCCCTCATCCCAGAGAAAGGGGTGCTTTTTCTAATTTGCACTTGGGCCCAGAGAGGCCCTGAGTTTTTCTTGATCCTCACACTCCCAGAGACTGCGGAATCTAGTCTTCACTCCTCACCTCCAACCGGACACTGTAGATGTTTTTAAGGGAGAGGATATACCCATGGCAAAGGTgaattcattttgtaaatatgtttCCTCTTCAGCGTGGGAGGAcgaataaaagagagagggaaagagagaaaggagaagaataaaaagaagaatggagATGAGGTTGCCCTCTGCCTCGTAAATCGGGGACTCATCATCGTCCTTCCTTGGACACAGCTGCAAAGGggtaaaaaatcaattttttcctATTACTCCACGGTGAGGAGGGAAAACctatttgtaaatggaattaaatcCAATGATAGCATGTCTGTGTATTTGTTGAGAGCTAGGAAAATTAGCCAGCGGTACAACTACATAATCCAGCAATGTAATAAGAAATCAACACTCTCCCATTTCAAAGCTTATCTgagacatttttcttctcttttaaagaaacacCCATGGCTAAATGTCAGTAAGACTCTTCAGCGCGCCAACACGTCAACACCCCAGTGAGGACTCTGAAAGGGAGGGAACTCCAAAGCCCCATCTGGGAGGaacatacttctaaatttttGCCTTTGCTGCTTGTGCATCTCAGTCAGTCAATAATGACTGGATATGAACTAGAACGTTCTAGAAGATAGTTTCTTCCCCATGTTGCAATCTGTGGTGCTGACTGTGGAAGAAATTCCCCTTATCTGTGTAGGCTAGATCTAGTCCACAGAGACCCTAACCTGCCCAGTGAGCACTAAATCAGCAGGAGGCTGCTGGGAGGGTCTTGAAACTTCATTAGTGGTCTGCCCTCTAGTGGGAAAACACAGTACTTCAATTAAGTcggaatagaaaatatttttttttttcttctctttcagagaGCAAAAGAATTCAAGTTTTCCAGATAGTGCAAGGTGAGGAGGCATGTTTCCTCAGAAGACAGCTTCCAGAGCTGAATTAAGCAAGGCTCACACTGACAGGTCCCCTGGGGCAGAGTTAAAAACGTTTAAAACAGGTGGTGCTATGGTGGAATTCCCGTAAAGACAAAGGTCTTTCTTCTCACATCCGTGGAACCCTCCAGGGTTCTCCTTGGGCAGTAGCATTGGGGTCCCTGATCTCTCGTCATAAAGACAGGACCCCTACTCACAGCAACCAACCTACCAGGAATGCTAAAATAATAGgcttttccattaatttttggCAAATCATTAACACAGAGGAGCCTTTCGAAGGGGccatgttgaattttttaaaaggcagagatgCACAAGTTTTAGAAAAAGACTCAGTCTTTGTGGATGTTATTTTTCAGGAGAGAAGCCATTTTGTGATGGCGGCTGGATGTTGGTAAGGCAGAAGACGATCCTGAGACCTGCTTGTCTGGACTTCGCTTCCATCTTTTGAGAAACCTTCAGAATTTGGCTTGCTTCAGTTTATCAATATGGTAGCAGAGTTTCAGTGCAGGTCCCAGCTTCAGACCCAAGTACTTCATGATCATATCGCTCTTCAGCAACAAGAGAGCATTGCCGTCAATCTCCTGGTGGGACAGgatcagaaacaagaaaatccAGATGATGGTGAGATCGATCAGACAGTGGCTACGGTTAACATGGGGTCAGGGCACGAGGTAAGGGAATATGGGTTCACTCAGGCACACATTCTCTTAGTCCCAAGGcaatatcttcttttaaaaaataaattaaagcaaaaagaTACTATTTGTTCCTCTTCCCATACTCTCCCTGAGGTCATATGACACTGGATCTTTCATATTCCTACTCCCCTGATTGAAGGAGCCAAACATAAACCCAGTTTTGTTCCCAATAGCCCCCATGTGATATTTATCTCCTTATCTGCTCTAGGGCTGAAGGAGCAAAAAGTTTACAGTGGAATTAACGTTTGTGTCCACCATccaaattcaaatgttgaaatcCCAACCCCCGatgggatggtatttggaggtggagccCTCAGGAATAGGATTAGTATTCTTCTACAGCAAGATGGCAGTCTGCAACTCGGAAGGGGGCTTCtcaccctgaccttggacttgcAGCCTCCCGAGCTGAGGAGTACATTGCTCTTGTTCCTAAGCCAGCCGGTCTGTGGcgttttgttacagcagccggAACAGACTAAGACAAAGTATCGTCCATCAGTTAGACCCAGAAACTAGCAGTTACCCCTCCATTTAAGGTGCTGGTATGAGGCCCTGGTATTCCGTCCATCACCCTAATCTCTTGCTTCTTTCCTTGATAGTAAGCCCACCGACCTTGAGCTGATTACCAAATTGCTAATTACACTTGACAAGGGATTTTAGGTGTTTGGCCCTGTTAACGATACCAGGGGGCATACAAGTAAATAATGTACCTGCTTCATCTCAGGGTTTAGCAAAAAGAACTACTAAGGGGATGCCAACCTCAAGGGTGAGGTCATGGTATTGTTTCCTATTTGTCTCTGAAAATGGTAACCCTCCAGAATGCTTGTAGAATTCGTGAACCTAGTAACGCTCGGTTTCCTCACTCAGCTACATTGTTATCTTCAGGtcacaagagacaaagagagttTGAGTGCTCAGACTGGGGAAAGAGGCAGTTACAGGAGTCATACAGCTGAGGACCCCTACCCTTCTGGTgcacccagccagccagccagaagCATCCACTCCAAATCACTCTGTCGCTGGCAAAATGGCAGAGTGGACAAATTCTCATCCTTGGGCCTAATCTTCTCTCTTACCCCATCTCCTGGCCTTCCACCATGCCCTACGACTCTGGAATAGAGCCAGACTCCTCCCACTCAGATCCCGCTCAACATAACCCACTCTGGGATCCTTGCTTTCAAGGCCTTGCTGTCCAGGGAGCTCAAATACATCCCTCATGAAATGTGAGTGTCCGGTGAGAGGaggagtctccccagatctgagAATACGGTTTCTATGACGGAATCACCAAATAAAAgtgagagacaggaggagagtATCATGGTAACTGGGCTTGGCCAGAAATGacgctccctctcctccccacccaagATGTCTACAGCCTGCCCCCCTGAGCCTGGGAGGATGTTAGGTTACCTAGCAAaagggaattaaggttgctaaagAGCTGGCTGGGAAAAAATAGGGGGAGTATTCTGGATTGCTGTGTGGGAGAGCCAGCTGTAATCACCAGGATCCCTAAAAGtggaagaagaaatcagaagagagcATGGGAACTGGCCGCTGGGGAGGGGCTCGCCTGCTGCTGCTGCACTGGAGGACGAGGGCCGAGCCATCCAGAtgctggggaaggcagggaagcGAATTCTCCCTAGAGTTTCCAGAAAGGAACCGTCAGCCCTGCCGATGCCTTGATCTCAGCCCACTGAGAGCCCGGCCAGACTTGTGACCCTCTGAACCAGAAGATAATAAACCTGTGTTGTTCTAAGCTAGATGCTTGCGGTACCTGGGGATAGCAGCAATAGAGGGCTGACATCGGGAGCCTATTAAGATGGCTTATGCAGCAGTAATTATTACCTGGTCCCCCCACCCGCCCAATTTAccactttatatatttcagacTCTCCTAGTTTTAAGAGTCCCTGCCAACGGAAGGCCAACTACAAGCGGGGCACCGTGCTCAAGCCCTGACGTGCATTTTCTCATCAAATCCTCCCGGCGGCTGAGGAATCGGCGCTGTCCCGGTGCCTGGGCACACTGTAGGTGtgctataaatgtttgttgaatgcacagacagacggatggatgggcAGGAAAACAGGCATACTTAATAAAGGCCAAAAGGAGGGAACAGATGGGACAAATACcccttcttaaaaacaaaaataagtggtTGTTCTGCTCTGAGAAGCCTGTGGCTCCATCTGGCCTCCCTCTGAGCGGAGCCCGGGCTCTGGGTTTAGCCCACCCGCTCCTGCAGCCCTGGCTCCCTGACCCTCCGCCTtccttgtccctcccccagccctcccgcCCCCTCTGGGGCCAGGACCCcaccataccccccccccccctgcccgcCCCGCGCCTACGTGCTTTCTGAAGAGCTCCACGTGTGGACCCAGAGCCTGCGGGTCAGCGTCTTTCACGAACCAGACCACATCCTCCACAGTCCAGGTGGAAGGGTTCCTGCTCCGTGGCTGCCTGGCGTCCGGCCCGTCGGGGGAAGGGCTCGAGGCTGGATGGGTGGACAGAGAAGAGATGAGACAAGGGGACGggggtctccctgcctccctgggcGGCCTGCCCGTGCCCCACACCCCATCCCGGCCTGAGTGACCTTCTGCGACAGAGAAAGCCTGGGAGCGGCTTGTGGGGAACCTGGAGCACCGGGAGGCTGCTTCTAGAAGCAAAGGCTCCATCCAGGCTAAAGCCCTTTGTCCTCCCAGGGAGTGGCGTGCTAGAAAATAGATCTCCTTCAGCAGGCTGAGCTTCTGAGCCACGTTTGAGTTTTAAAAACCCCTCCTGCTCAGCCCTATCTCAGGGAGCCCTGGACCTCTGCAGCCGGGTCCCTTGGTGACCAGAGAAAGCTTGCCGAGATCAACATCCCTCTGGGCCCTATAGTGCTGGGGGTCCCAAATGAATGCAgatcccctctgcccccactgggGACACCAAGACAATAGAGACATGACAGAACTGAGGTGCATTTGGGTGCCTCTTTGGGGTCTCTGCCACCAGAGCTTGGACCCCCTGTCTGTGAGGGCCACGGGCAGGAGATGTGGTCTTACCACTCCGGGCGTGCCCCACGTGCCTTCACAACCCCTGCTCTTCAGAGCACTTGCTCCAATCTACCCCACCAGCTGGGGGAACCCCTCGACAGCACAGGGCCTACTCCTGCACCTGATACATAGCTGGTCCTCGATAAATGATGACTGCGCGAGCTGCACCGATGGGACAATGCCTCTTCCGGATGGCAGGTTAAAAGGTGCGGGATGAGTGGAGTGGAGTGCATCAGATGCCGAGCACTATTTAGGGATTGACTCTTTCTGGTATGTCCCAGACTAACTCATCCTCCTTCCTCCGCACTGGCTTCTCCAGCCCCTCAGGTTTCTGGAACCATAGTGATGTCTCTACTGCTACCTCTGTCTCTAGCATCCCTAAGTCAGTCCCCACAGTGAATTATTCTAAAGCTCTTAGAAGGATGCCTCTCACTCCAGATTCTCCCTTGTATCCTGCTTCCCCTGGCTGGAAACCTCTTACCAAACCCCTGCAGCTGTTTCctgtgggcatccttgtcctggGATCTCTTTCTTCTAGAGCACACCTGTGTACACTGCCTCAACGCTTTCCCCAGACCCGGCTCTGGCTGTGCCCCTTATGAAGATCCCTAGCCTATGCGCTAGCTCCAGAGTGCACACTCTAGCTCAAGGTCAAGGACTCTCTTTGGTcttaataatttctttccttctgagacAGAAGGGAAGAGCTTTGGTGCCAGAGAGACCTAGGGACAAGTGCTGGAGCACCCATGGCTAGCAATTTGACCATGACTCAGTTCATTAACTGTAAAGTGGCAACACTGTCCTCCGGGAAGGGCAAGTGTCAGGACTGGAGTGGGATCAGGCATGGTCCTAGAGCTCTTGTGCATCACATGCTCCCCAAAGGGAAGGAGGTGCCCGGCGCCCTCATGCACCCTCCCGTCCGGGCACACCCACCACGTGTCTCCCCAGcttcccttctccatcttcagCTGGTGCTCTTTGCTTCCCCCTAGAAGCATTTACACTCCCACCTTTCCACAGACATTCCACCAGCCATCAAAGCCCAGGCAGACCCTTCCCAGGCAGCATGTCTATGTCCTGCCATCTGGATGTGCCCTTCCTCTGCTTCTAACCCCCACACCTTTGTCCTAAGATGCTTTCCACAATTGCCTTATACTGCAAGTATGCATGTCTGTAACCTCCAGTTAGGTTCAAGTTTCTTGAGGATGATCATCTTCATCTTTCCcaaccccacccctaccccattCATTCCAGAAACATCTACTGAGCGTCTCTTCTCTGCCAGGTCCGGGGCAAAGTGTTTGGTAAAAAAACGGGACCCTCTCATTACAGGGTTTATAATCACTGACGCCTCCCCAGTTCTAAGTAAATGTGCTGGTAAATAAGGCCTCGATGTACTTTGTGGAAACAGTATCAATAACTCATTCAAAAGCCTTGAGCAGGTAATTCTTAATCCTATTGTCAGGccagaagaaagcagaagctCTGGACAATGAAGCGGTTTCCCTACA
The sequence above is drawn from the Mustela nigripes isolate SB6536 chromosome 5, MUSNIG.SB6536, whole genome shotgun sequence genome and encodes:
- the SCML4 gene encoding sex comb on midleg-like protein 4 isoform X4; its protein translation is MNRYSVDPSTSAFSHRGSFPTSSSLYCKRQNSGDGHLGGGLATTANGPRSSPMSSGGPLAPGLRPPGSSPKRNGTSLEGNRCASSPSPDGPDARQPRSRNPSTWTVEDVVWFVKDADPQALGPHVELFRKHEIDGNALLLLKSDMIMKYLGLKLGPALKLCYHIDKLKQAKF